The Mytilus trossulus isolate FHL-02 chromosome 13, PNRI_Mtr1.1.1.hap1, whole genome shotgun sequence genome has a segment encoding these proteins:
- the LOC134693946 gene encoding carboxy-terminal domain RNA polymerase II polypeptide A small phosphatase 1-like isoform X1 yields MDTSSIITQVGRDEELLNTFPPSEKGSTTTTNVNNTQQKKPRNRNIFSSILCCFGNNNNNNNPTANCQAPVVEENGNPRTNAEKYLLAPVLNQDLNKKCVVIDLDETLVHSSFKPISNADFIVPVEIEGTVHQVYVLKRPYVDEYLKKMGELFECVLFTASLAKYADPVADLLDKWGVFRSRLFRESCVFHRGNYVKDLSRLGRELSQVVIVDNSPASYIFHPDNAVPVQSWFDDMEDTELRDLIPFFEALAKVDNCYTFLRNAQNTDSS; encoded by the exons ATGGACACATCGTCCATAATTACTCAAGTCGGACGAGATGAGGAACTTCTTAACACGTTTCCTCCATCGGAAAAAG GTTCGACGACGACAACTAATGTAAATAATACCCAACAGAAAAAACCAAGAAACCGCAATATATTCAGCTctattttatgttgttttggaaataataataataacaataaccCAACAGCTAACTGCCAGGCTCCTGTGGTTGAAGAAAACGGGAATCCAAGG ACAAAtgcagaaaaatatttgttagcGCCTGTTTTAAATCaggatttaaataaaaaatgtgtagtTATAGATTTGGATGAAACATTAGTTCATAGCTCATTTAAG ccaATCAGCAATGCAGATTTTATAGTTCCTGTTGAAATAGAAGGAACAGTTCACCAA GTATATGTTTTAAAGAGGCCTTATGTAGATGAGTACCTAAAGAAAATGGGAGAACTATTTGAATGTGTGTTATTTACTGCAAGTTTAGCAAAA tatgCGGATCCAGTAGCAGATTTACTAGATAAATGGGGAGTTTTTAGGTCTCGTCTCTTCAGGGAATCATGTGTCTTTCATCGGGGGAATTATGTAAAG GACTTAAGTCGGTTAGGAAGAGAACTAAGCCAAGTTGTGATAGTAGACAATTCTCCTGCCTCCTATATCTTCCATCCAGACAATGCT GTGCCTGTACAGTCCTGGTTTGATGATATGGAGGATACAGAATTACGTGACCTTATACCATTTTTTGAGGCTTTAGCAAAAGTGGacaattgttatacatttttacGAAATGCACAAAATACAGACTCTTCCTAG
- the LOC134693946 gene encoding CTD small phosphatase-like protein isoform X3 translates to MRVPVLTRNKIVHYFKCSTTTTNVNNTQQKKPRNRNIFSSILCCFGNNNNNNNPTANCQAPVVEENGNPRTNAEKYLLAPVLNQDLNKKCVVIDLDETLVHSSFKPISNADFIVPVEIEGTVHQVYVLKRPYVDEYLKKMGELFECVLFTASLAKYADPVADLLDKWGVFRSRLFRESCVFHRGNYVKDLSRLGRELSQVVIVDNSPASYIFHPDNAVPVQSWFDDMEDTELRDLIPFFEALAKVDNCYTFLRNAQNTDSS, encoded by the exons ATGAGAGTACCTGTTCTTACGCGGAACAAAATAGTCCATtactttaaat GTTCGACGACGACAACTAATGTAAATAATACCCAACAGAAAAAACCAAGAAACCGCAATATATTCAGCTctattttatgttgttttggaaataataataataacaataaccCAACAGCTAACTGCCAGGCTCCTGTGGTTGAAGAAAACGGGAATCCAAGG ACAAAtgcagaaaaatatttgttagcGCCTGTTTTAAATCaggatttaaataaaaaatgtgtagtTATAGATTTGGATGAAACATTAGTTCATAGCTCATTTAAG ccaATCAGCAATGCAGATTTTATAGTTCCTGTTGAAATAGAAGGAACAGTTCACCAA GTATATGTTTTAAAGAGGCCTTATGTAGATGAGTACCTAAAGAAAATGGGAGAACTATTTGAATGTGTGTTATTTACTGCAAGTTTAGCAAAA tatgCGGATCCAGTAGCAGATTTACTAGATAAATGGGGAGTTTTTAGGTCTCGTCTCTTCAGGGAATCATGTGTCTTTCATCGGGGGAATTATGTAAAG GACTTAAGTCGGTTAGGAAGAGAACTAAGCCAAGTTGTGATAGTAGACAATTCTCCTGCCTCCTATATCTTCCATCCAGACAATGCT GTGCCTGTACAGTCCTGGTTTGATGATATGGAGGATACAGAATTACGTGACCTTATACCATTTTTTGAGGCTTTAGCAAAAGTGGacaattgttatacatttttacGAAATGCACAAAATACAGACTCTTCCTAG
- the LOC134693946 gene encoding CTD small phosphatase-like protein isoform X2, which translates to MFCWSQEGYSYYVKSQVRSTTTTNVNNTQQKKPRNRNIFSSILCCFGNNNNNNNPTANCQAPVVEENGNPRTNAEKYLLAPVLNQDLNKKCVVIDLDETLVHSSFKPISNADFIVPVEIEGTVHQVYVLKRPYVDEYLKKMGELFECVLFTASLAKYADPVADLLDKWGVFRSRLFRESCVFHRGNYVKDLSRLGRELSQVVIVDNSPASYIFHPDNAVPVQSWFDDMEDTELRDLIPFFEALAKVDNCYTFLRNAQNTDSS; encoded by the exons ATGTTTTGTTGGTCTCAAGAGGGTTATTCTTACTATGTAAAATCACAAGTTc GTTCGACGACGACAACTAATGTAAATAATACCCAACAGAAAAAACCAAGAAACCGCAATATATTCAGCTctattttatgttgttttggaaataataataataacaataaccCAACAGCTAACTGCCAGGCTCCTGTGGTTGAAGAAAACGGGAATCCAAGG ACAAAtgcagaaaaatatttgttagcGCCTGTTTTAAATCaggatttaaataaaaaatgtgtagtTATAGATTTGGATGAAACATTAGTTCATAGCTCATTTAAG ccaATCAGCAATGCAGATTTTATAGTTCCTGTTGAAATAGAAGGAACAGTTCACCAA GTATATGTTTTAAAGAGGCCTTATGTAGATGAGTACCTAAAGAAAATGGGAGAACTATTTGAATGTGTGTTATTTACTGCAAGTTTAGCAAAA tatgCGGATCCAGTAGCAGATTTACTAGATAAATGGGGAGTTTTTAGGTCTCGTCTCTTCAGGGAATCATGTGTCTTTCATCGGGGGAATTATGTAAAG GACTTAAGTCGGTTAGGAAGAGAACTAAGCCAAGTTGTGATAGTAGACAATTCTCCTGCCTCCTATATCTTCCATCCAGACAATGCT GTGCCTGTACAGTCCTGGTTTGATGATATGGAGGATACAGAATTACGTGACCTTATACCATTTTTTGAGGCTTTAGCAAAAGTGGacaattgttatacatttttacGAAATGCACAAAATACAGACTCTTCCTAG